The Pedobacter mucosus genome window below encodes:
- the mrdA gene encoding penicillin-binding protein 2, which produces MDQLFNRKYIIQGLFIVIALILLGKLFYIQIVSDKAFVSAESNVLRKIYKYPARGAILDRNMKVIVQNEPVYDLMVIPNEVKPFDTLVLANALGITVQDVRKKFRKAKAQSNYQSTFFERQISVESYARLQEIMYRFPGFRTQDRTVRHYPDSVGGQLFGWVKEVSQDDIEKSEGYYKPGDFIGKSGLERAYEDFLRGERGVINTLYDVHNVAQGSYAEGKYDINAISGDRLISSLDIRIQKLGEELMQNKVGAIVAIEPSTGEILAFVSSPGFNPNKFVGKNWGNGYMDLMRNPYRPQIVRPIQGYYSPGSSFKPVDALVALQAGAIDPSTTFFCPGYYMAGNHRVKCEHTDGTINMQRGIARSCNTYFCHVFQNIITKNGMKNQRETYAKWHESISKWGFGTVLGIDMPFEKPGKFYTNEYYDKLYGKRWGYTTVISQAIGQGEITSTPLQMANVMAAIANRGYYLKPHLVKGIGDKNVVKKEYIVKNYVGVDEKYFEPVIQGMFEAVNAPYGTAKESQIQGITMCGKTGTVQNPHGKNHSVFIGFAPRDNPKIAIAVIVENGGFGGSYAAPISSFIVEKYLTDSIKPRSNGYTVSGFANTNLLPAIIDKSKGKLGKIDSLKLLRADSIKRVSDSLKNRPFILNNTFTTQNKLNYPAL; this is translated from the coding sequence ATGGATCAATTATTTAATCGAAAATATATTATTCAAGGATTATTTATTGTAATTGCCCTAATTTTATTGGGGAAATTATTTTATATTCAGATTGTTAGTGATAAAGCATTCGTTTCTGCAGAAAGTAACGTGCTTAGAAAAATATATAAATATCCAGCTCGAGGTGCAATTTTAGATCGGAACATGAAGGTTATCGTTCAAAACGAACCTGTTTATGATTTAATGGTTATTCCAAATGAGGTTAAGCCCTTTGATACCCTTGTACTTGCAAACGCACTAGGCATCACGGTTCAGGATGTTCGTAAGAAATTTAGAAAAGCGAAAGCCCAATCAAATTATCAATCTACATTTTTTGAACGACAAATTTCTGTTGAGAGTTATGCTCGTTTACAAGAAATTATGTATCGTTTTCCAGGTTTTAGAACGCAGGATAGAACAGTTAGGCACTATCCTGATAGTGTTGGCGGACAGTTATTTGGATGGGTTAAGGAGGTTAGTCAAGATGATATTGAAAAATCTGAAGGTTATTATAAGCCAGGCGATTTTATAGGAAAAAGCGGATTGGAACGTGCTTACGAAGACTTTCTTCGCGGGGAACGTGGAGTGATTAATACCTTATATGATGTTCACAATGTTGCCCAAGGAAGTTATGCTGAAGGTAAATATGATATAAACGCCATTTCTGGTGATCGATTAATTTCTTCTTTGGATATAAGAATTCAAAAACTCGGTGAAGAGTTAATGCAAAATAAAGTTGGTGCCATCGTTGCTATAGAACCTTCTACAGGAGAAATTTTAGCATTTGTAAGCAGTCCTGGTTTTAACCCTAACAAGTTTGTTGGTAAAAATTGGGGTAATGGGTATATGGATTTAATGCGTAATCCATATCGACCACAAATTGTACGACCAATTCAAGGGTACTATTCTCCTGGTTCTTCTTTTAAACCTGTTGATGCATTGGTTGCGCTTCAAGCTGGAGCAATAGATCCAAGCACAACATTTTTCTGTCCGGGTTATTATATGGCAGGTAACCATAGGGTAAAATGTGAGCACACCGATGGCACTATAAACATGCAACGCGGTATAGCAAGAAGTTGCAACACCTATTTTTGCCATGTTTTTCAAAACATCATTACTAAAAATGGTATGAAAAACCAAAGGGAAACTTATGCAAAATGGCACGAGTCGATTTCTAAATGGGGTTTTGGAACAGTACTCGGTATAGATATGCCTTTTGAAAAGCCAGGTAAATTTTACACCAACGAGTATTACGATAAACTATACGGAAAGCGTTGGGGCTATACAACCGTGATTTCTCAGGCCATTGGTCAAGGTGAAATAACATCTACTCCACTTCAAATGGCCAATGTGATGGCTGCAATTGCCAATCGTGGATATTATTTGAAACCGCATTTGGTTAAAGGTATCGGAGATAAAAATGTAGTAAAGAAAGAATATATAGTTAAAAACTATGTAGGCGTCGATGAAAAATATTTTGAGCCCGTAATACAAGGAATGTTTGAAGCAGTAAATGCGCCATATGGTACAGCTAAAGAATCTCAAATTCAAGGGATAACCATGTGTGGAAAAACGGGTACGGTACAAAATCCCCACGGTAAAAACCATTCGGTGTTTATTGGTTTTGCACCTCGCGATAATCCTAAAATTGCAATTGCTGTTATCGTAGAAAATGGAGGTTTCGGAGGATCATATGCGGCTCCGATTTCAAGTTTTATAGTTGAAAAATATTTAACAGATAGCATCAAGCCACGTTCTAATGGTTATACGGTTAGTGGCTTTGCAAATACAAACCTTTTGCCAGCGATTATTGATAAGTCAAAAGGTAAATTAGGAAAAATAGATAGCCTTAAATTGCTAAGAGCAGACTCTATAAAACGGGTTAGTGACAGTCTGAAAAACCGACCTTTCATATTAAATAATACGTTTACTACCCAAAATAAATTAAATTATCCGGCTTTATGA
- a CDS encoding DEAD/DEAH box helicase, which yields MTDDKFFEPNPFDYIFKNFNLKDLSAIVILKHLNQQIHTDTKGFYNLTPEQIEIDFGAFSNNESTIPFPVVQVQQHEHDLKISCRCSNPKNKLCEHQAQVLYNILNRQDLLVFFDENLRKQRLKKIARDYGLENEKHLDDLFNLKYENGFVNIKPKMPIQAFNLEAQQSLKNILLPAASKNLKIATAKDLSKMIIVISQHKYYSNLTIDLFEAEISKSGKVKNPLKAINPAALLFKTEVADELKFYSGVASFQQNYDSDQTEAALNALKAIAKNPSNFPFYLHDLKVSTTIQALSIKPVKVNILDVDLRLSVDQRDEYFEITGRLKIEGKTYELDNLLLVHQYFIQLADQLYFIGRSDFLRVIGFFKKQSNRLILHKTKYPEFQKTILIQLEGSIQVDYTYLKSATNGQIEEKGFDLELEQLIYLSESEEFVTITPVMRYGNLEIPVLSKKTIQAQDKLGNLFTLNRNEDLELQFIANIMKQHSYFYEQETNDSFYLHRKRFLEEGWFLEAFEAWRSKGIHILGFNKLKNNKLNEHKAEINIEVLSGTDWFETKLKVKFGKQNVSLKHLHKSIRNKSKFVMLDDGTQGILPHKWIEKFKDYFNAGEIVEDKLLTHKIKFASINNLYEDALLDGEVKNELKIYKDNFNGIGSIKDIEVPETLLATLRHYQKDGLNWLNFLDDFNFGACLADDMGLGKTIQILAFILSQREKVEHNTNLVVVPASLIFNWKAEVEKFAPSIKIKTIYGSERTKITNDFDQYEMVLTSYGTLLSDINFLKDYRFNYIFLDESQNIKNPESQRYKSVRMLQSRNKVVLTGTPIENNTFDLYGQLSFACPGLFGSKQQFADLYSTPIDQFKDNKRAAELQEKIRPFILRRTKEQVAKELPDKTEIVLYCEMGEEQREVYEANKKEIQDFVLGKNEDELPKNAMHVLKSITILRQICNSAALLADGKSYVQASSKIEVLIDQIVNKVGKHKILVFSQFVSMLDLIKKQLEIRKIKFEYLTGKTRNRGEVVESFQKNDDISVFLISLKAGGTGLNLTEADYVYIVDPWWNPAVENQAIDRAYRIGQHKNVMAVRLICPNTIEEKIMKLQATKKDLVNNLIHSEGSLFKSLTKSELLGLLS from the coding sequence ATGACAGATGATAAATTTTTTGAACCGAATCCTTTCGACTATATTTTTAAGAATTTTAACTTAAAGGATTTAAGCGCAATTGTAATCTTAAAACACCTTAATCAGCAAATTCATACTGATACAAAAGGATTTTATAACCTAACTCCAGAACAAATTGAAATCGATTTTGGCGCTTTTAGCAATAATGAATCAACAATTCCTTTTCCGGTTGTTCAGGTGCAACAGCACGAACATGATTTAAAAATCTCTTGTCGGTGTAGCAATCCAAAAAACAAACTTTGCGAACATCAGGCTCAGGTTTTATACAACATTTTAAATCGCCAGGATTTGCTTGTTTTTTTTGATGAAAACCTAAGGAAGCAGCGATTAAAAAAAATAGCCCGTGATTATGGCCTTGAAAACGAAAAGCATCTTGATGATTTATTCAATCTTAAATATGAAAACGGATTCGTAAATATCAAGCCTAAAATGCCTATACAGGCATTTAACTTGGAGGCCCAACAAAGTTTAAAAAACATTTTATTGCCTGCAGCTAGCAAAAATCTTAAAATAGCGACAGCTAAGGATTTAAGTAAAATGATCATTGTCATTAGTCAGCATAAATATTACAGCAACTTAACGATAGATTTATTTGAAGCGGAGATCAGTAAAAGTGGTAAAGTTAAAAACCCTTTAAAAGCCATTAATCCGGCAGCATTGTTATTTAAAACTGAGGTTGCCGATGAGCTTAAGTTTTATAGCGGAGTAGCCTCTTTTCAGCAAAATTATGATTCAGATCAAACTGAAGCAGCACTTAATGCACTAAAGGCGATTGCTAAAAATCCATCAAATTTTCCTTTTTATTTACATGATTTAAAAGTATCGACAACTATTCAGGCCTTGTCTATTAAGCCTGTGAAAGTGAATATTCTGGATGTAGATTTACGCCTTTCGGTAGATCAAAGGGACGAATATTTTGAAATTACAGGCAGGTTAAAGATAGAAGGTAAAACTTACGAATTGGATAACTTATTGCTGGTTCACCAATACTTTATTCAGCTTGCCGATCAACTTTATTTTATTGGTCGTTCAGATTTTCTTCGTGTTATAGGTTTTTTTAAAAAGCAAAGTAACCGTTTAATTCTTCATAAAACTAAATATCCAGAGTTTCAAAAAACCATTCTTATCCAGTTGGAAGGCAGTATTCAGGTAGATTATACCTACTTGAAATCCGCAACTAATGGCCAGATTGAAGAAAAGGGTTTTGATCTCGAATTGGAACAATTAATTTATTTATCAGAATCTGAAGAGTTTGTAACCATTACCCCAGTGATGCGTTATGGCAATCTAGAAATTCCGGTGCTGTCAAAAAAAACCATTCAGGCGCAGGATAAACTGGGGAACCTGTTTACATTAAATAGGAATGAAGATTTAGAATTGCAGTTTATCGCCAATATCATGAAACAGCATTCTTATTTTTATGAACAGGAAACAAACGATTCTTTTTATTTGCATCGTAAAAGATTTTTAGAAGAAGGATGGTTTTTAGAAGCTTTTGAGGCTTGGCGCAGTAAAGGCATTCATATTTTAGGATTTAATAAACTTAAAAATAATAAGCTAAATGAGCACAAGGCCGAAATTAATATTGAGGTTTTAAGTGGTACAGATTGGTTTGAAACTAAGCTAAAAGTGAAATTTGGCAAACAAAATGTTTCTTTAAAACACTTGCATAAATCCATAAGAAATAAAAGCAAATTCGTTATGCTCGATGATGGTACTCAAGGTATTTTGCCACACAAATGGATAGAAAAATTTAAAGATTACTTTAATGCGGGAGAAATTGTAGAAGACAAACTACTTACTCATAAAATTAAATTTGCATCAATAAATAACCTTTACGAGGATGCTTTACTTGATGGCGAAGTTAAAAATGAACTTAAGATTTATAAAGATAACTTTAATGGAATTGGTTCAATAAAAGACATTGAAGTGCCCGAAACTTTACTGGCAACTTTAAGGCATTATCAAAAAGATGGTTTAAACTGGCTTAATTTTCTTGATGATTTTAACTTTGGAGCCTGCTTGGCGGATGATATGGGATTGGGAAAAACCATCCAGATTTTAGCCTTTATTTTATCGCAAAGAGAAAAAGTTGAGCACAATACTAATTTGGTAGTTGTTCCAGCATCATTAATTTTCAATTGGAAAGCGGAAGTAGAAAAATTTGCACCTTCAATTAAAATAAAAACAATATATGGTAGCGAGCGTACAAAAATTACCAATGATTTCGATCAATATGAAATGGTTTTAACCTCTTACGGAACACTACTTTCTGATATTAATTTTTTAAAAGACTATCGATTTAATTACATCTTTTTAGATGAATCGCAGAATATTAAAAACCCAGAATCTCAGCGTTATAAATCTGTCAGGATGCTTCAATCGAGGAATAAGGTTGTGTTAACAGGTACGCCGATCGAAAACAACACCTTTGATCTTTATGGACAACTTTCTTTTGCTTGTCCGGGGTTATTTGGTAGCAAACAACAATTTGCTGATTTATATTCTACGCCAATTGATCAATTTAAAGACAATAAAAGAGCAGCTGAACTTCAAGAAAAAATCAGACCATTTATTTTACGACGAACAAAAGAGCAGGTTGCAAAAGAACTTCCTGATAAAACCGAAATAGTTTTGTATTGTGAAATGGGGGAAGAGCAGCGGGAGGTTTATGAAGCAAATAAAAAGGAAATTCAGGATTTTGTTTTAGGAAAGAATGAAGATGAATTGCCTAAAAATGCTATGCATGTGCTAAAAAGCATCACAATTTTAAGGCAAATTTGTAATTCTGCAGCTTTACTTGCCGATGGAAAATCATATGTGCAGGCATCTTCAAAAATTGAAGTCTTGATTGATCAGATTGTGAATAAAGTAGGAAAACATAAAATATTAGTTTTTTCACAGTTTGTTTCTATGCTTGATTTGATCAAAAAACAGCTGGAAATTCGAAAAATTAAATTCGAATATTTAACAGGAAAAACCCGAAATAGAGGAGAAGTTGTAGAGTCTTTTCAGAAAAATGATGATATATCTGTCTTTCTAATCAGCTTAAAAGCTGGAGGAACAGGCTTGAATTTAACGGAAGCAGATTACGTTTATATTGTTGATCCTTGGTGGAATCCTGCTGTAGAAAACCAGGCGATTGATCGGGCTTATCGCATCGGACAGCATAAAAATGTGATGGCTGTCAGGTTAATTTGCCCAAATACAATTGAAGAGAAAATAATGAAATTGCAGGCTACTAAAAAAGATCTTGTTAATAATTTGATACATTCTGAGGGATCGTTGTTTAAAAGCTTAACGAAAAGTGAATTATTAGGATTGCTTAGTTAG
- a CDS encoding thymidine kinase, giving the protein MLFSEQNFRRRGEFSGSIEVVCGSMFSGKTEELIRRLKRAQIAKLNVEIFKPRTDTRYHESAVVSHDLNSINSTPVDSASAILLLGANTQVVGIDEAQFFDNELPDVCNKLAIKGIRVIVAGLDMDFTGKPFGPMPAIMAIAEHVTKVNAVCMCCGNPALYSFRTAAADSTILLGEKESYEPRCRACYHLDKR; this is encoded by the coding sequence ATGTTATTTAGCGAACAAAATTTTAGAAGAAGAGGGGAATTTTCAGGAAGTATTGAGGTCGTTTGTGGCTCAATGTTTTCAGGAAAAACTGAAGAATTGATCCGCAGATTAAAAAGAGCTCAAATTGCTAAATTGAATGTCGAAATTTTTAAACCACGAACGGATACCCGTTATCATGAAAGTGCCGTGGTTTCTCATGATTTAAATTCTATAAATTCTACTCCGGTTGATAGCGCATCAGCAATTTTACTTTTGGGAGCAAATACTCAAGTGGTTGGAATTGATGAGGCACAATTTTTTGATAATGAGCTTCCGGATGTTTGTAATAAGCTAGCCATAAAGGGCATTAGGGTAATTGTTGCTGGTTTAGATATGGATTTTACAGGTAAGCCTTTCGGACCAATGCCTGCAATAATGGCAATTGCAGAACATGTTACTAAAGTAAATGCGGTGTGTATGTGCTGTGGAAATCCGGCATTATATAGTTTCAGAACGGCTGCTGCAGACTCAACAATTTTACTGGGTGAGAAAGAAAGTTATGAGCCTAGATGTAGGGCATGTTACCACTTGGATAAAAGATAA
- the rodA gene encoding rod shape-determining protein RodA, which translates to MMQQQGNRFFFNVDWITVLIYIALCSIGFINIYASIYNPDKAVGFNFASNYGKQLIYIITGLILGLSILLFDGRLFNVFSPFIYGGTVLLLLAVLVIGNKVAGNQAWIAIGAFKLQPAEFAKFGTALLLARYVGTFNPKFRDLKSIMIAGLIVSVPLLLIMLQPDTGSALVFLAFMFPLYREGLSGYFLLILLGMIVLFVADFLVPTYILIIILTTIGGLFIYNNRRKQKIIFSTVLVTLIAIGYLFLVKVAYEKVLAPHQRDRIELMLGLRTDNKGAGYNVIQSQIAIGSGQAMGRGFLQGTQTKYGYVPEQSTDFIFSTIGEEWGFLGCFVVIGLYIFLLLRLINLAERQRSTFSRVYGYSVACILFFHVFINIGMTIGIIPVIGIPLPLISYGGSSLWSFTILLFIFLKLDSNRMGFI; encoded by the coding sequence ATGATGCAACAGCAAGGAAACCGTTTCTTTTTTAATGTAGACTGGATTACTGTTTTAATCTACATTGCGCTGTGTTCCATTGGTTTTATTAATATTTATGCTTCCATTTATAATCCTGATAAAGCCGTCGGATTTAATTTTGCCAGTAACTATGGCAAGCAACTTATCTACATAATAACCGGTTTAATTTTAGGTTTATCTATTCTTTTATTTGATGGGCGGCTCTTTAATGTTTTCTCCCCATTTATTTATGGCGGCACAGTTTTACTACTCCTAGCGGTATTAGTTATTGGTAATAAAGTTGCCGGAAATCAAGCCTGGATAGCCATTGGGGCATTTAAATTACAGCCAGCAGAATTTGCAAAGTTCGGAACAGCACTTCTTTTAGCTCGATATGTTGGAACATTTAACCCCAAATTCAGGGACTTAAAATCAATAATGATCGCTGGCTTAATTGTCTCAGTACCCTTATTATTGATTATGCTTCAGCCCGATACTGGCTCTGCCCTCGTATTTTTAGCATTTATGTTCCCTTTATATCGAGAAGGATTATCAGGATATTTCTTATTGATATTGTTAGGAATGATTGTTTTATTCGTTGCCGACTTCTTAGTTCCAACGTATATTTTAATCATTATTTTAACCACAATTGGCGGACTTTTTATCTATAACAACAGACGAAAACAAAAAATTATTTTTTCAACCGTTTTGGTCACGTTGATCGCAATCGGCTATTTATTTTTAGTAAAAGTTGCTTATGAAAAAGTTTTAGCGCCTCACCAAAGGGATCGGATAGAATTAATGCTCGGTTTAAGAACTGATAATAAAGGTGCTGGCTATAATGTTATTCAATCGCAAATTGCAATTGGATCTGGTCAGGCAATGGGGCGAGGATTTTTACAAGGCACACAAACAAAATATGGTTATGTTCCAGAACAAAGCACCGATTTTATATTTTCAACAATTGGGGAAGAATGGGGCTTTTTAGGCTGCTTTGTTGTGATTGGCTTATATATTTTTTTACTGCTCAGATTAATTAATCTTGCTGAAAGGCAACGATCAACTTTTTCAAGAGTGTACGGCTATAGCGTAGCTTGTATTTTGTTTTTCCATGTATTTATAAATATCGGCATGACGATAGGAATCATTCCAGTAATCGGGATTCCCCTGCCATTAATAAGTTATGGAGGATCTTCACTTTGGAGCTTTACTATTTTGCTTTTTATATTTTTAAAGTTGGATTCTAATAGAATGGGCTTTATTTAG
- a CDS encoding rod shape-determining protein MreD codes for MNSRIVIVNILRWFILLFVQIFLLKNMGFYDLSTPFIYVLFLLLLPFGIPNILLYLLAFGTGLTLDAFYDTMGVHATACVVLAFVRILFISVSLNKDAIDDPEPSLSYMGFQWFSLYAFLCVIAHHLVLFFLETFRLTEIGYTLMRCGLSCIFTLLIILLVEFIFYKRTSR; via the coding sequence ATGAATAGTAGAATTGTAATCGTAAATATTTTAAGGTGGTTTATCCTACTTTTTGTGCAAATCTTTTTGCTTAAAAACATGGGCTTTTACGATCTTTCTACACCATTTATTTATGTATTATTTCTTTTGCTACTTCCCTTTGGGATACCAAACATTTTACTGTACCTCCTGGCTTTTGGTACCGGCTTAACCTTAGATGCTTTTTACGATACCATGGGCGTACATGCAACTGCCTGTGTTGTTTTAGCTTTTGTTCGAATATTGTTTATTTCTGTAAGTTTAAATAAAGATGCCATTGATGATCCCGAACCATCTTTAAGTTATATGGGCTTTCAATGGTTTTCGCTTTACGCCTTTTTATGCGTTATAGCCCACCATTTAGTGCTTTTCTTTTTAGAAACATTTAGGTTAACTGAAATTGGTTATACCTTAATGAGATGCGGCTTAAGTTGTATCTTTACGCTACTTATTATTTTACTGGTAGAGTTTATCTTCTATAAAAGAACGTCCCGCTAA
- a CDS encoding SDR family oxidoreductase, giving the protein MNESLEIKTVSILGCGWFGLAFAKKLITLNYTVKGSTTTPEKFESLAQEKITPYLINFTGDTIPADSDFFQSDVLFICIPPKRNSIELKNYPKKIESIINAAKNNSKHIVLISSTSVYGDENKSVNEHSETHPDTDSGHVVLEAEKLFKNLAPENFTIIRFAGLIGPERNPGRFFAGKTDIPNGLAPVNLIHQTDAVGVAISILEQHAFGRIYNACAPNHPAKKDFYTKAASETGLIEPYFLKEKKSWKIVESVNVPKFLEYKYEIEI; this is encoded by the coding sequence ATGAATGAATCCCTAGAAATTAAAACCGTTTCTATTTTAGGTTGTGGCTGGTTCGGATTGGCTTTCGCTAAAAAATTGATTACACTTAATTACACGGTTAAAGGTTCTACCACAACTCCTGAAAAATTTGAGAGTCTAGCTCAAGAAAAAATTACGCCTTATTTAATAAACTTTACCGGTGATACAATTCCTGCCGATTCTGATTTCTTTCAATCAGATGTTTTGTTTATCTGTATTCCGCCCAAGCGGAATTCAATAGAACTAAAAAATTATCCCAAAAAAATAGAATCAATCATTAACGCAGCCAAAAATAACTCCAAACACATTGTCTTAATAAGTTCCACAAGCGTTTATGGAGATGAAAACAAAAGCGTAAACGAGCATAGTGAAACTCACCCTGATACAGATTCTGGTCATGTTGTTTTAGAAGCCGAAAAATTATTTAAAAATTTAGCGCCTGAAAATTTTACCATTATCCGCTTTGCGGGATTAATTGGACCTGAGCGGAATCCAGGTCGGTTCTTTGCAGGCAAAACTGATATTCCGAATGGCTTAGCACCTGTAAATTTAATCCATCAAACTGATGCTGTCGGAGTAGCAATTTCCATTTTAGAGCAGCATGCATTCGGTAGAATTTACAATGCTTGCGCTCCAAATCATCCTGCTAAAAAAGATTTTTATACCAAAGCAGCTAGTGAAACTGGCTTAATTGAGCCTTATTTTCTTAAGGAAAAAAAAAGCTGGAAAATTGTAGAAAGTGTAAATGTTCCTAAGTTCTTGGAATATAAGTATGAAATAGAAATATAA